In Ostrea edulis chromosome 6, xbOstEdul1.1, whole genome shotgun sequence, a single window of DNA contains:
- the LOC125648218 gene encoding tetraspanin-1-like, which yields MSVEYASCIKCFIIICNIPVLAVGAAAIGLGIWVLLENASVLELSSLKELSIMDQSYLLTSIYLVITAGAAILVFGIVGIVAANSQSACCLGFYAAVLSLILCVEVAGCTLGIVFKNAWDKHLDDAIYRNIRTEYDGAADTQDYFSRHMNSVQTSLSCCGYGNNTDFKQSNVWNRTLEDGGTAEVPISCCLPQSNSSLPSVHGKMDCRKSPDATNSFENPCKPRLEEIYRRFEIIIIASTGSLAFCQLIMLVLVLTMMCLLMKNETYYDVKQSMAN from the exons ATGTCTGTTGAATATGCATCTTGTatcaaatgtttcatcattATATGCAATATCCCCGTCTTA GCTGTAGGAGCAGCCGCTATTGGACTTGGGATATGGGTCCTTCTGGAGAATGCGAGTGTTTTAGAACTATCCAGTCTAAAAGAGCTCTCTATAATGGACCAATCTTACCTACTGACTAGTATATATTTAGTGATTACAGCAGGTGCGGCCATTCTCGTGTTCGGAATAGTGGGCATTGTTGCAGCAAATTCGCAAAGTGCGTGCTGTCTCGGGTTT TATGCCGCTGTGCTGTCTCTCATTCTGTGTGTGGAGGTAGCAGGCTGCACGCTGGGAATAGTATTCAAAAACGCG TGGGATAAACATTTAGATGATGCCATATATAGGAACATCAGAACTGAATATGATGGAGCTGCAGATACCCAGGACTATTTCAGTAGACATATGAATTCAGTTCAGACCTCG CTTTCTTGTTGTGGATATGGAAACAATACTGACTTCAAACAGTCAAACGTTTGGAATCGTACACTAGAGGATGGGGGTACAGCGGAAGTACCTATTTCATGCTGCTTGCCGCAAAGCAATTCGTCACTTCCGTCAGTTCATGGTAAAATGGACTGCAGGAAGAGCCCAGATGCAACAAATTCCTTCGAAAAT CCATGCAAACCTAGATTGGAGGAAATTTACCGGAGATTTGAGATAATAATAATTGCATCTACTGGAAGTTTGGCATTTTGTCAG CTAATAATGCTTGTATTGGTTTTAACCATGATGTGTTTATTGATGAAAAATGAGACATACTACGACGTCAAGCAGAGTATGGCGAATTAA
- the LOC130047293 gene encoding uncharacterized protein F54H12.2-like: MMHRESCACGTSSLELFKVPPTNVTLEDSKWMEYYPISSTLNSDTAPIEFEIKGQGDEYLDLSQTYLQMVCKFTKANGTNLTGGHSTSTPVNNILHSLFSEIDVSLNGKVITPGTDTYPYKAYLEKLLSYAPKTLETQMRALVNNKVNIAAVIPTPEYPDDSKNVGLRKRHEKITDSKEIVLMDRLHLDLFEQEKCLPNGLDVRLRFNRARPQFYMMTDAGSSGKVVIQSMILWVRKVKPVPSIINLINQQLSTQTAKYPLRRVEVKTFTIPSGTQSKITDHLFQGQMPKLIVLGQDWAPDITLEEYKNGYTLWCVDFTKDQEAQTDKFHLIQTGNLRVEVQFAANVARTLNCVVYAVFDNLLEINKQREVSIDY; this comes from the exons ATGATGCACAGAGAATCTTGCGCTTGTGGCACCAGCAGTTTAGAACTGTTTAAAGTGCCCCCGACCAACGTCACTTTAGAAGATTCGAAATGGATGGAATATTACCCCATTTCCAGTACCCTCAACTCGGATACGGCTccgattgaatttgaaatcaaaggacaaggagatgaatatctggatttatcCCAAACTTATCTCCAGATGGTCTGTAAATTCACGAAAGCCAATGGAACGAATCTCACAGGAGGCCATTCGACCTCCACCCCCGTGAATAACATTCTCCATTCCTTGTTCAGTGAAATCGATGTCAGTCTCAATGGAAAAGTCATTACCCCGGGGACGGATACTTATCCCTACAAAGCGTATCTGGAGAAATTGTTGTCTTATGCACCCAAGACTCTGGAAACCCAGATGAGAGCCT TAGTGAATAACAAAGTCAACATCGCGGCCGTCATCCCGACTCCCGAGTATCCGGATGATTCCAAGAATGTAGGGTTGAGAAAACGTCACGAGAAGATTACAGACAGTAAGGAGATCGTGTTGATGGATCGATTACATCTGGATTTGTTTGAGCAAGAGAAATGTCTCCCTAATGGTTTGGATGTCCGTCTCAGATTCAATCGCGCTCGACCCCAGTTCTACATGATGACCGATGCCGGGAGTAGTGGGAAAGTGGTCATTCAAAGTATGATCTTGTGGGTGAGGAAAGTCAAACCTGTGCCGAGTATCATTAATCTCATCAATCAGCAACTGAGTACTCAAACGGCGAAATATCCATTGAGACGAGTGGAAGTGAAAACCTTCACCATTCCTAGTGGCACCCAATCTAAAATCACCGATCATCTGTTTCAAGGACAGATGCCTAAACTGATCGTGTTGG GCCAGGACTGGGCTCCGGACATTACCCTGGAAGAGTATAAAAACGGTTACACCCTCTGGTGTGTGGATTTCACGAAAGATCAAGAAGCCCAGacggataaatttcatctcatacagaCGGGGAACTTGAGAGTGGAAGTGCAATTTGCCGCCAACGTAGCCAGGACCTTAAACTGTGTGGTGTATGCCGTGTTCGACAATCTGctagaaatcaacaaacaacgaGAAGTCAGCATCGATTACTAA